One Spinacia oleracea cultivar Varoflay chromosome 4, BTI_SOV_V1, whole genome shotgun sequence DNA segment encodes these proteins:
- the LOC130471682 gene encoding protein FAR1-RELATED SEQUENCE 3-like gives MAWVDLNESVPDLNENVPESSQYRLITDGQEVIVNPPSVGMCFTTGHEFFEFCQLYAFKEGFEMFIKSNKLKKEYKEKGVSKSGVGKYEAKPHMMELIRLKCKKGGVKKGVGSNVTGCKMNIYGVSRDGLFTILTCDLQHIHPLNPDCSRLMVNYRCIDGTTFKRAMINDMGGVSISKNFGTHLIEKGGYENITFNNRDLRNAINVERRSSRFSAADAAGLDAYFKAQRDLHPEFYSSIQVDDDGVFTNAFWSDARSRGTCKYFGDVITFDTTFACNRYRIPFAPFIGVNHHGKSIIFAAALISHENTPSFVWVFEEFLKCMGKAPLGILNDQDKAICRAIELVFPGVRHRLCLWHMLQNASKNLGSLSDWKKIDTLIRTAIHDLIDPDEFDEAWCHVMDEYGLRGPGWMKDAYVFYTKE, from the exons ATGGCTTGGGTAGACCTAAACGAAAGTGTCCCTGATCTGAATGAAAATGTTCCTGAAAGCTCACAATATAGATTAATAACTGATGGACAAGAAGTTATCGTTAACCCCCCTAGTGTAGGGATGTGTTTTACAACGGGCCATGAGTTTTTCGAATTTTGTCAGTTGTATGCCTTCAAAGAAGGATTTGAGATGTTTATCAAAAGTAATAAGCTGAAAAAAGAGTACAAAGAAAAGGGAGTATCTAAGTCTGGTGTGGGAAAGTATGAGGCAAAGCCGCATATGATGGAACTTATTAGATTAAAATGCAAGAAGGGAGGGGTGAAAAAAGGTGTTGGGTCTAATGTGACCGGTTGTAAGATGAATATTTACGGTGTAAGTAGAGATGGGCTATTTACTATATTGACTTGTGACTTGCAACACATTCATCCTTTAAATCCTGACTGTAGTAGACTGATGGTTAATTATAGATGTATAGACGGTACTACATTTAAGAGGGCGATGATCAATGACATGGGTGGTGTTAGCATAAGTAAGAACTTTGGTACGCATCTAATTGAAAAGGGAGGTTATGAAAATATTACATTTAATAATAGAGACTTGAGGAACGCAATCAACGTCGAACGTCGTTCATCAAGATTTAGTGCTGCAGATGCCGCAGGACTCGATGCTTACTTTAAGGCACAACGTGATTTGCATCCCGAGTTTTATAGCTCAATACAAGTAGATGATGATGGTGTTTTTACGAATGCATTTTGGTCGGATGCACGTAGTAGGGGTACATGCAAATATTTTGGGGATGTTATTACTTTTGATACTACTTTCGCATGCAACCG GTATCGGATTCCATTTGCTCCATTCATTGGTGTAAACCATCATGGCAAATCAATTATATTTGCTGCGGCCTTAATTTCCCATGAAAATACTCCCTCATTTGTTTGGGTATTTGAAGAATTCCTGAAGTGTATGGGGAAGGCACCACTAGGCATCTTAAACGACCAAGACAAAGCAATTTGTAGAGCAATTGAGCTAGTCTTCCCGGGCGTCCGTCACAGACTATGTTTGTGGCACATGCTCCAGAATGCTAGTAAGAACCTAGGTAGTCTCAGTGATTGGAAGAAAATAGACACCCTGATCAGAACTGCAATACATGATCTGATTGATCCAGATGAGTTCGATGAAGCTTGGTGTCATGTGATGGATGAGTACGGTTTAAGGGGTCCTGGGTGGATGAAGGACGC CTATGTCTTCTACACAAAGGAGTGA
- the LOC130459261 gene encoding protein FAR1-RELATED SEQUENCE 6-like, producing MNRFFKTHVNLDCGLVLFIHNYEYCMRIKAEEEKQDNFDNIDKPAKIDVDKSVLVEYVLVKTYTSEKFAEVVKERRGLTHTNVTKTSCHGSVVLYRADEKLTSPFWRKRFKSYDVRVDKENGDLHCSCNLFEFTGILCRYIMRAMDVEDFQFVPEKYILQRWMKCVRSYESIRVSYFDPLESIRLGKAKELSQRHNYLSELAMRNDDALRLYKEAMDVVRLKMEDVVGIRKTGEKGDDLICWWDPDARNVFGRRRLRPREFGERARLRDVEPVVDENRIKTPVDKRHTGRAKTKRNAPFGGKAGGNSKNKKVVTEEEVIANEELICNAFGNLPSYRARQQHANHVGGTYAENVPQSSNVHPSQSSQAHPSQLHLSQDYSQSFEFDINDWRTRL from the exons ATGAATAGATTTTTTAAAACTCACGTGAACTTAGATTGTGGTTTAGTTTTGTTCATTCATAATTATGAATATTGTATGAGGATAAAAGCTGAGGAAGAGAAACAGGATAATTTTGATAACATTGATAAGCCTGCTAAGATTGATGTTGATAAGAGTGTTTTAGTTGAGTATGTATTGGTTAAGACGTACACTAGTGAGAAGTTTGCTGAGGTTGTTAAAGAGCGTAGAGGATTGACACACACAAATGTCACGAAAACCTCATGTCATGGATCAGTGGTGTTGTATAGAGCTGATGAAAAACTAACCTCACCGTTTTGGCGGAAAAGGTTTAAAAGTTATGATGTTAGGGTGGATAAGGAAAATGGTGATTTACATTGCTCttgtaacttgtttgaatttacGGGAATACTTTGTAGATATATAATGCGTGCAATGGATGTAGAGGATTTTCAATTTGTTCCAGAAAAGTACATACTACAACGGTGGATGAAGTGTGTTAGGTCGTACGAGAGCATTCGAGTATCTTACTTCGACCCTCTTGAATCTATCAGATTGGGCAAAGCCAAAGAGCTTTCACAACGGCATAATTACTTGTCTGAATTAGCTATGCGTAATGATGATGCACTTCGGTTGTACAAGGAGGCTATGGATGTTGTGCGGCTAAAAATGGAGGATGTAGTCGGAATACGAAAGACTGGGGAAAAAGGGGACGACCTTATATGTTGGTGGGACCCAGATGCGAGAAATGTATTTGGTCGTCGAAGGCTACGTCCACGAGAATTTGGTGAGAGAGCCAGATTAAGGGATGTAGAACCGGTCGTGGACGAGAACAGGATCAAAACACCGGTTGACAAACGGCATACTGGTAGGGCAAAGACAAAAAGGAATGCTCCTTTTGGTGGAAAGGCCGGTGGGAATTCTAAGAACAAAAAAGTGGTTACTGAAGAGGAAGTTATTGCTAATGAg GAACTTATTTGCAACGCATTTGGAAATCTTCCAAGTTACCGTGCTAGGCAACAACACGCGAATCACGTTGGGGGTACATATGCGGAGAACGTCCCACAAAGTTCTAATGTACATCCTTCTCAAAGTTCTCAAGCACACCCGTCCCAATTACATTTGTCTCAGGATTATTCACAGTCATTTGAATTTGATATTAACGATTGGCGCACCAGATTGTGA
- the LOC130471681 gene encoding DNA repair protein XRCC3 homolog — MATSVNKITTRCSEIDSMLSGGITIGEVTEVCGENASGDLETLNGNPLDYITTKQVDTPHEITDVLEWTVKLIKLSQNSSTPIRVVVIDSIGSMFTGHFENNVVGSTERKDLIQAIGYGLRTIAASNHVAVVVANNVIDVFPSDHDTTQNFIISSGRKVRPALGASWTRNVRTRLMLSKRFNSCTQQIDRFINITFSPSLEVDACMFNITEEGIVGVCS; from the exons ATGGCTACAAGTGTAAACAAAATCACAACGAGATGCAGTGAAATCGATTCGATGTTGAGTGGGGGAATAACAATCGGTGAAGTGACTGAGGTGTGTGGCGAAAATGCATCAG GGGACCTTGAAACATTAAATGGAAATCCTTTGGATTACATAACTACAAAGCAAGTTGACACTCCTCATGAAATAACGGATGTGCTAGAATGGACTGTAAAACTTATTAAATTGTCTCAAAATTCATCAACGCCAATCCGCGTTGTTGTTATTGATTCAATAGGTAGTATGTTCACTGGTCATTTTGAAAACAATGTTGTTGGCTCAACCGAAAGAAAGGATCTTATACAAGCTATTGGTTATGGGTTACGTACAATTGCCGCATCCAATCATGTTGCCGTTGTTGTGGCTAACAATGTGATTGACGTATTTCCATCTGATCACGATACAACGCAAAATTTCATTATATCGTCCGGGAGAAAGGTCCGTCCGGCTTTGGGCGCCTCATGGACACGCAATGTACGCACTCGTCTAATGTTGTCCAAAAGATTTAATTCGTGTACCCAACAAATTGACAGATTTATAAACATTACATTTTCACCATCATTAGAGGTAGATGCATGTATGTTCAACATCACTGAAGAGGGGATTGTCGGTGTTTGTAGTTAA